A window of the Streptomyces sp. NBC_00454 genome harbors these coding sequences:
- a CDS encoding DUF4231 domain-containing protein translates to MTFRNEDLPALFHHTDQAAITRQRESTQATRAQLMLLVLAAGIAALPEGPKLGSAYLSGLLSVLAYAGVLGVGVRATRRRARPQWQLNRSAAEFIKSLAWRYAVHGAPFGSDAPGVEETYRTRLEAGLNELRKMGWEDPRTAGLVPEGGEITGAMFRLRGLDYQVRRETYVRDRLIEQRNWYQRKTEVSRRATALWSWSIVLLTLLALLFALFGAFGSGPGPKLTGLLSAAATAGIAWNEVRRHHPLIEAHTLIEQDLSAMMVVMQTTITETQWPSAVYETERYVSPQHTDWLARHSS, encoded by the coding sequence ATGACCTTTCGCAATGAGGACCTGCCGGCCCTCTTCCACCACACCGACCAGGCGGCGATCACCCGGCAGCGGGAGTCCACCCAGGCCACCCGCGCCCAGCTGATGCTGCTCGTCCTGGCCGCCGGGATCGCCGCCCTGCCCGAGGGGCCGAAGCTCGGCTCCGCCTACCTGTCCGGGCTCCTCAGCGTGCTCGCGTACGCCGGGGTGCTGGGCGTGGGCGTACGGGCCACCCGGCGCCGGGCCCGCCCGCAGTGGCAGCTCAACCGCAGCGCCGCGGAGTTCATCAAATCGCTGGCCTGGCGGTACGCCGTCCACGGCGCGCCCTTCGGCAGCGATGCCCCTGGCGTCGAGGAGACCTACCGGACCCGGCTGGAGGCGGGACTGAACGAGCTGCGGAAGATGGGCTGGGAGGATCCGCGGACCGCCGGACTGGTGCCGGAGGGCGGCGAGATCACCGGTGCGATGTTCCGGCTGCGGGGACTGGACTACCAGGTCCGCAGGGAGACGTACGTCCGTGACCGGCTGATCGAGCAGCGCAACTGGTACCAGCGCAAGACGGAGGTGTCCCGGCGGGCCACGGCCCTGTGGTCGTGGTCGATCGTGCTGCTGACCCTGCTGGCGCTGCTGTTCGCCCTCTTCGGGGCGTTCGGTTCGGGTCCGGGGCCGAAGCTGACGGGGCTGCTGAGCGCGGCCGCGACGGCGGGCATCGCCTGGAACGAAGTGCGCCGCCACCATCCGCTGATCGAGGCGCACACCCTGATCGAGCAGGACCTCTCCGCGATGATGGTCGTGATGCAGACGACCATCACCGAGACGCAGTGGCCCTCCGCGGTCTACGAGACGGAGCGGTACGTGTCCCCGCAGCACACGGACTGGCTTGCGCGGCACAGTAGTTGA
- a CDS encoding S1 family peptidase: MAAVAALAAPTTAHADGGFSADRLATAGASVLRADVAGTAWHTDPATGTLVVTADSTVSAAGLARIRREAGADAAALRIERIPGKLTKLLSGGDAIYTSGWRCSLGFNVRSGSTYYVLTAGHCTDGAGTWWTSSSHTTVIGSTVGSSFPTNDYGLIKYASNSPVPPGTVGSQDITSAVNATNGMSVTRRGSTTGIHGGTVTGLNATVNYGGGDVVYGMIKTNVCAEPGDSGGPLYSGTRAVGLTSGGSGNCSSGGTTFFQPVVEALNAYGVSVY, from the coding sequence ATGGCCGCGGTGGCCGCCCTCGCCGCCCCCACCACCGCCCACGCCGACGGCGGCTTCAGCGCCGACCGGCTCGCCACGGCCGGAGCCTCGGTCCTGCGCGCCGACGTCGCCGGCACCGCCTGGCACACCGACCCCGCCACCGGAACCCTCGTGGTCACCGCCGACTCCACCGTCTCGGCCGCCGGGCTCGCCAGAATCCGACGCGAGGCCGGGGCGGACGCCGCCGCCCTGCGCATCGAACGGATCCCCGGCAAGCTGACCAAGCTGCTCTCCGGCGGAGACGCCATCTACACCTCCGGCTGGCGGTGCTCGCTGGGCTTCAACGTGCGCAGCGGCAGCACCTACTACGTCCTCACCGCCGGCCACTGCACCGACGGCGCGGGCACCTGGTGGACCAGTTCCTCGCACACCACGGTCATCGGGTCCACGGTCGGCTCCAGCTTCCCGACCAACGACTACGGCCTGATCAAGTACGCCAGCAACTCCCCGGTGCCGCCCGGCACCGTCGGCAGCCAGGACATCACCAGCGCCGTCAACGCCACCAACGGCATGTCCGTGACCCGGCGCGGCTCCACCACCGGCATCCACGGCGGCACGGTGACCGGCCTCAACGCCACCGTGAACTACGGCGGCGGCGACGTGGTCTACGGAATGATCAAGACCAACGTCTGCGCCGAGCCCGGTGACAGCGGCGGGCCGCTCTACTCCGGCACCCGCGCCGTCGGCCTCACCTCCGGCGGCAGCGGCAACTGCTCCTCGGGCGGCACCACGTTCTTCCAGCCCGTCGTAGAGGCCCTCAACGCGTACGGCGTCAGCGTGTATTAG
- a CDS encoding DUF1684 domain-containing protein, with product MSADALSQDDPATAWKQWHEHRVATVSAPYGPLSLTGTHWLADYPEGRIPAVPGSWRVTGGAVTLTAGPEDGILLDEERFTGEAVLATDDTPPSHSRVAAGDVRLVVMRREGEWAVRAFDPAAPGRTAFTGIEATPYDPAYVAAGRFSPYGEERTVQVENADGRSRGLDLGGELSFEFEGARHALQVAVDGDDGSLWAVIGDATGGRSSYRFRFLRPGTPAADGSITVDLNRVQLPPCAFADHFVCPFPPPGNTLPFELAAGERRLKGALAPAI from the coding sequence ATGAGCGCTGACGCACTTTCCCAAGACGACCCGGCCACCGCCTGGAAGCAGTGGCACGAGCATCGCGTGGCCACCGTGTCGGCCCCCTACGGGCCCCTCTCGCTGACTGGAACCCACTGGCTCGCCGACTACCCGGAAGGTCGAATTCCGGCCGTTCCGGGGAGCTGGCGCGTCACCGGCGGCGCGGTGACCCTGACCGCGGGCCCCGAGGACGGGATCCTCCTGGACGAGGAACGCTTCACGGGCGAGGCCGTCCTCGCCACCGACGACACCCCGCCGTCGCACTCCCGGGTCGCCGCCGGGGACGTACGGCTCGTCGTGATGCGGCGCGAAGGGGAGTGGGCGGTACGGGCCTTCGACCCCGCCGCGCCCGGCCGCACGGCCTTCACGGGGATCGAGGCCACCCCGTACGACCCGGCGTACGTGGCGGCGGGGCGGTTCAGCCCGTACGGCGAGGAGCGGACCGTCCAGGTCGAGAACGCCGACGGGCGCTCGCGCGGACTGGACCTCGGCGGCGAGCTGAGCTTCGAGTTCGAGGGCGCGCGCCATGCCCTCCAGGTCGCCGTGGACGGGGACGACGGCAGCCTCTGGGCGGTCATCGGGGACGCCACCGGCGGGCGTTCCAGCTACCGCTTCCGCTTCCTCAGGCCCGGCACCCCGGCGGCCGACGGGTCGATCACCGTGGACCTCAACCGGGTCCAGCTGCCGCCCTGCGCCTTCGCGGACCACTTCGTCTGCCCCTTCCCGCCGCCCGGGAACACGCTGCCCTTCGAGCTCGCGGCGGGTGAGCGACGGCTGAAAGGCGCCCTTGCTCCCGCCATCTGA
- a CDS encoding DUF5685 family protein, with protein MFGIVRPCTHRLGERFKAEWMAHLCGLCLALRGDHGQLARIVTNYDGLLVSVLTEAQSGPAPGARRTAGPCPLRGMRTAPVAQGEGARLAAAVSLVLASAKVRDHVADRDGLLARAPIALAARRVARGWDRAGARTGASLGFDTAVLVDAVDRQAGIETLAGPGTPVLVVTEPTETATAAAFAHTATLAGRPGNAPALAEAGRYFGRLAHLLDAVEDQGADAAAGAWNPLTATGTSRAEARRLCDDALHGIRLALREAEFADAGLAHRLLVHELRTSVDRAFGTAGCGHTVTDSAGQGGFGPPPMDFGPPPPPRKPRRDLLSGCAVALGLFCTCQLCCTEHEGPWSREKRQPWCDNCDCGGCENCDCGCDGCDCCCCPCDGC; from the coding sequence ATGTTCGGCATCGTCAGACCTTGCACGCACAGACTGGGCGAGCGGTTCAAGGCGGAGTGGATGGCTCATCTGTGCGGGCTGTGCCTGGCACTTCGGGGGGACCACGGCCAGCTCGCGAGGATCGTGACCAACTACGACGGGCTGCTCGTCTCCGTTCTGACGGAGGCTCAGTCGGGTCCGGCCCCCGGCGCCCGGCGCACCGCCGGTCCCTGTCCACTGCGTGGGATGCGCACCGCCCCGGTCGCCCAGGGCGAGGGGGCGAGGCTCGCGGCCGCCGTCTCGCTCGTCCTGGCCTCCGCGAAGGTACGGGACCACGTGGCCGACCGGGACGGGCTGTTGGCCCGCGCCCCCATCGCCCTGGCCGCGCGCCGGGTGGCGCGGGGCTGGGACCGGGCCGGCGCCCGCACCGGGGCCTCGCTCGGCTTCGACACGGCCGTGCTCGTCGACGCCGTGGACCGGCAGGCGGGCATCGAGACCCTGGCCGGACCCGGCACGCCGGTGCTCGTGGTCACCGAGCCGACCGAGACCGCCACGGCCGCCGCCTTCGCCCATACCGCAACCCTCGCCGGACGGCCGGGCAACGCCCCCGCGCTCGCCGAGGCGGGCCGCTACTTCGGGCGGCTCGCGCACCTGCTGGACGCCGTGGAGGACCAGGGCGCCGACGCCGCCGCCGGGGCCTGGAACCCGCTGACCGCCACCGGGACCTCCCGGGCCGAGGCCCGCAGGCTCTGCGACGACGCCCTCCACGGCATCCGGCTGGCACTGCGCGAAGCGGAGTTCGCGGACGCGGGCCTCGCCCACCGGCTGCTGGTGCACGAGCTGCGCACCTCCGTGGACCGGGCCTTCGGCACGGCCGGCTGCGGCCACACCGTGACGGACTCCGCCGGCCAGGGCGGCTTCGGTCCGCCGCCCATGGACTTCGGCCCGCCGCCGCCCCCGCGCAAGCCCCGCCGGGACCTCCTGTCGGGCTGCGCGGTGGCCCTCGGGCTGTTCTGCACCTGCCAGCTGTGCTGCACGGAGCACGAAGGGCCCTGGTCCCGCGAGAAGCGGCAGCCCTGGTGCGACAACTGCGACTGCGGGGGCTGCGAGAACTGCGACTGCGGTTGTGACGGCTGCGACTGCTGCTGCTGTCCCTGCGACGGCTGCTGA
- a CDS encoding cell division protein SepF: MGSVRKASAWLGLVEDSDDERYYDDDYAEAPQGGSVVGPGEQWVTDPRVKVASESAVEQGRRIATVTPDGFRDARGIGELFRDGVPVIVNLSSMDPGDAKRVVDFAAGLTFGLRGSIERVATRVFLLTPADTQVVSGEAGGRSRDFFNQS, translated from the coding sequence ATGGGTTCGGTGCGCAAAGCGAGTGCCTGGCTGGGTCTCGTAGAGGACAGCGACGACGAGCGTTACTACGACGACGACTACGCGGAGGCCCCGCAGGGTGGTTCGGTGGTCGGCCCCGGCGAGCAGTGGGTCACCGACCCGCGCGTCAAGGTCGCGTCGGAGTCCGCCGTGGAGCAGGGCCGGCGCATCGCGACGGTCACCCCCGACGGTTTCCGTGACGCGCGCGGCATCGGCGAGCTGTTCCGCGACGGCGTCCCGGTCATCGTGAACCTGTCGTCGATGGACCCGGGCGACGCGAAGCGCGTGGTCGACTTCGCGGCCGGTCTGACCTTCGGACTGCGCGGTTCGATCGAGCGGGTGGCGACCAGGGTCTTCCTGCTGACCCCGGCCGACACCCAGGTCGTGAGCGGCGAGGCCGGCGGCCGCTCTCGCGATTTCTTCAACCAGAGCTGA
- a CDS encoding acyl-CoA dehydrogenase family protein: MSFVPTDPLGLDDLLTPEDLAIRDTVRGWAADRVLPHIAEWYESGELPGIRELAKELGALGALGMSLEGYGCAGASAVQYGLACLELEAADSGIRSLVSVQGSLAMYAIWKYGSEEQKQRWLPGMAAGELIGCFGLTEPDVGSDPGAMRTYAKREGTDWVLNGRKMWITNGSVASVAVVWAQTDEGIRGFAVPTDTAGFSAPEIKHKWSLRASVTSELVLDDVRLPADAVLPGVTGLKGPLGCLSHARYGIVWGSMGAARASFEAALDYAKTREQFGRPIGGFQLTQAKLADMALELHKGILLAHHLGRRMDAGTLRPEQISFGKLNNVREAIDICRTARTILGANGISLEYPVMRHATNLESVLTYEGTVEMHQLVLGKALTGLDAFR, encoded by the coding sequence GTGTCCTTCGTTCCCACCGACCCGCTCGGGCTCGACGATCTCCTCACTCCCGAGGACCTCGCCATCCGCGACACCGTCCGCGGCTGGGCCGCGGACCGGGTGCTGCCCCACATCGCCGAGTGGTACGAGAGCGGCGAGCTGCCCGGGATCCGCGAGCTCGCGAAAGAGCTGGGCGCGCTCGGGGCCCTCGGGATGTCCCTCGAGGGGTACGGCTGCGCCGGGGCGAGCGCCGTCCAGTACGGGCTCGCCTGCCTGGAGCTGGAGGCCGCCGACTCCGGGATCCGCTCCCTGGTCTCCGTACAGGGCTCGCTGGCCATGTACGCGATCTGGAAGTACGGCTCCGAGGAGCAGAAGCAGCGCTGGCTGCCGGGCATGGCCGCCGGCGAGCTCATCGGATGCTTCGGGCTGACCGAGCCCGACGTGGGCTCCGACCCGGGCGCGATGCGCACGTACGCCAAGCGCGAGGGCACCGACTGGGTGCTCAACGGGCGCAAGATGTGGATCACCAACGGATCGGTGGCGTCCGTGGCCGTCGTCTGGGCGCAGACCGACGAGGGGATCCGCGGGTTCGCCGTGCCCACGGACACCGCCGGGTTCTCCGCGCCCGAGATCAAGCACAAGTGGTCCCTGCGCGCCTCGGTCACCAGCGAGCTGGTCCTGGACGACGTACGGCTGCCCGCCGACGCGGTGCTTCCGGGGGTCACCGGGCTCAAGGGGCCGCTCGGCTGCCTCAGCCACGCGCGGTACGGGATCGTGTGGGGCTCCATGGGAGCGGCGCGCGCCAGCTTCGAGGCGGCGCTCGACTACGCGAAGACGCGCGAGCAGTTCGGCAGGCCCATCGGCGGGTTCCAGCTCACCCAGGCCAAGCTCGCGGACATGGCGCTGGAGCTCCACAAGGGGATCCTGCTCGCCCACCACCTGGGCCGGCGGATGGATGCGGGCACCCTGCGGCCCGAGCAGATCAGCTTCGGCAAGCTCAACAACGTCCGCGAGGCCATCGATATCTGCCGCACCGCGCGGACCATCCTCGGTGCCAACGGGATCTCCCTCGAGTACCCCGTCATGCGGCACGCCACCAACCTCGAATCGGTCCTCACCTACGAGGGCACCGTCGAGATGCACCAACTGGTGCTGGGCAAGGCACTCACCGGGCTCGACGCCTTCCGGTGA
- a CDS encoding helix-turn-helix transcriptional regulator: MLETSARLLRLLSLLQAHREWTGSDLADRLGVTPRTVRRDVDRLRELGYPVNASPGTGGGYQLGAGAELPPLLLDDDEAVAVAVGLRTAAGNGVEGIGEASVRALAKLEQVLPSRLRGRVSALNRFTVPMLRGSGPSTVDPAVLTDLATVCRDGERLRFGYRDHGGTVTRRTVEPHRLVCTERRWYLVAWDLDREDWRTFRADRIEPRPPHGPRFTPRPPPAEDLAAYVSRGISQGAYAVRAVVRLRVPMARAAQIVGPADGTLEPLDEGSCILRTGAVNLDVLVIHIMLIGCEFEVVEPVELTDRIRALRDLLGRSLEPREVPSEVKEM; encoded by the coding sequence ATGCTCGAGACCTCCGCGCGGCTGCTGCGCCTGTTGTCCCTGTTGCAGGCCCACCGGGAATGGACCGGATCCGATCTCGCCGACCGGCTCGGGGTGACCCCGCGCACCGTGCGGCGGGACGTGGACCGGCTGCGGGAGCTCGGATATCCCGTGAACGCCAGCCCCGGCACCGGCGGCGGGTACCAGCTGGGGGCCGGGGCCGAGCTGCCGCCGCTGCTGCTCGACGACGACGAGGCCGTCGCCGTGGCCGTGGGGCTGCGGACCGCCGCCGGCAACGGCGTCGAGGGGATCGGGGAGGCCTCCGTCCGGGCCCTGGCCAAGCTGGAACAGGTGCTGCCGTCCCGGCTGCGGGGCCGGGTGTCGGCGCTGAACCGGTTCACCGTGCCCATGCTGCGCGGGAGCGGCCCGTCCACCGTCGACCCGGCCGTGCTGACCGATCTGGCCACGGTCTGCCGCGACGGCGAGCGGCTGCGCTTCGGCTACCGCGACCACGGGGGCACGGTCACCCGGCGCACCGTCGAACCGCACCGGCTGGTGTGCACCGAGCGGCGCTGGTACCTGGTCGCCTGGGACCTCGACCGGGAGGACTGGCGGACCTTCCGGGCCGACCGGATCGAGCCCAGACCCCCGCACGGCCCGCGCTTCACCCCGCGCCCGCCACCCGCCGAGGACCTCGCCGCGTACGTCTCCCGGGGGATCTCCCAAGGGGCCTACGCGGTCCGGGCGGTGGTCCGGCTGCGGGTGCCGATGGCGCGGGCCGCACAGATCGTCGGGCCGGCCGACGGGACCCTGGAGCCCCTCGACGAGGGGAGCTGCATCCTGCGGACGGGGGCCGTGAACCTGGATGTTCTGGTGATTCACATCATGCTGATCGGCTGTGAGTTCGAAGTCGTCGAGCCGGTCGAGCTGACGGACCGGATCAGGGCTCTGCGAGATCTCCTCGGCAGGTCTCTGGAACCTCGCGAAGTGCCCTCGGAAGTGAAGGAGATGTAA
- a CDS encoding phosphatase PAP2 family protein, whose protein sequence is MRTDQILPRLERVFARLDREPERPAHLQTPQMSRHRVVLLGATLAFYLAIVVAVLTTSWLVRMDWQVMFFRPYEQWPQLHAFLDYLVVLGQRGPTAVMVAAWLGWRSWRQHTLRPLITLGVALLLLNITVGAVKLGLGRLGPHYATQIGSAELFAGGDIFPSGHTANAVVTWGILAYLASTVVTRRVLSVVSAVVSLSVGATTVYLGTHWVSDVLLGWSAGLLVLLALPWFEPLIAHAEAYVFAVRARLRSLVEAGRVPEPLTGVLVPLLSAGGKWRLQRPARPSVAVPSEPAAPPAAVPVAALAAAALPATAGHYPAARPAGHLAPRPHLVRSERPPATPVGSRRPAHADRTPARGTVTRPAAGG, encoded by the coding sequence GTGCGTACCGACCAAATCCTGCCCAGACTGGAGCGGGTGTTCGCCCGGCTGGACCGGGAACCAGAGCGACCGGCTCATCTGCAAACCCCGCAGATGAGCCGGCACCGCGTCGTGCTCCTCGGAGCGACACTCGCCTTCTACCTCGCGATCGTCGTGGCCGTCCTGACCACCTCCTGGCTCGTCCGCATGGACTGGCAGGTCATGTTCTTCCGGCCCTACGAGCAGTGGCCGCAGCTCCACGCCTTCCTCGACTACCTCGTCGTCCTGGGCCAGCGCGGACCCACCGCCGTGATGGTCGCCGCCTGGCTCGGCTGGCGCTCCTGGCGGCAGCACACCCTGCGCCCGCTGATCACCCTCGGCGTGGCGTTGCTGCTGCTCAACATCACCGTCGGCGCCGTCAAGCTCGGCCTCGGCAGGCTCGGTCCGCACTACGCCACCCAGATCGGCTCCGCCGAGCTCTTCGCGGGCGGGGATATATTTCCTTCCGGCCACACCGCCAACGCCGTGGTGACCTGGGGAATCCTGGCCTACCTGGCCTCCACCGTGGTCACCCGCCGGGTGCTCTCCGTGGTGTCCGCGGTCGTCTCGCTGAGCGTCGGCGCCACCACCGTGTACCTGGGCACCCACTGGGTCAGCGACGTCCTGCTCGGCTGGTCCGCCGGTCTGCTCGTACTGCTGGCGCTGCCGTGGTTCGAGCCGCTCATCGCCCACGCGGAGGCCTACGTGTTCGCCGTGCGCGCGCGGCTGCGCTCCCTCGTGGAAGCCGGCCGGGTGCCCGAGCCCCTCACCGGGGTGCTCGTCCCGCTGCTCTCCGCCGGCGGCAAGTGGCGGCTCCAGCGCCCCGCCCGGCCCTCCGTCGCGGTGCCTTCGGAGCCCGCCGCGCCGCCGGCCGCGGTTCCGGTCGCGGCCCTGGCCGCCGCCGCCCTGCCGGCCACGGCCGGGCACTACCCGGCCGCCCGGCCCGCCGGCCACCTCGCCCCCCGCCCGCACCTGGTCCGCTCCGAGCGGCCCCCGGCCACCCCGGTCGGCAGCCGCCGCCCGGCCCACGCCGACCGCACCCCGGCGCGCGGCACGGTGACCCGCCCGGCCGCCGGAGGCTGA
- a CDS encoding glycosyltransferase family 39 protein has translation MPVKDLGFRRAAPALAVFAAVRLLGLTVLAVWGAVAGSSAHTLLSARWDSLWYARIAAEGYGYEVALPNGDVHSNLAFFPLLPWLERLVSAVTGLGYGSAGLVVSAVAGLAAAWGIFAVADLLHGRRAGVLAVGLWAALPVGIVQSMAYSESLFTALAAWSLYGALRGRWLTAGLLAAGAGLTRPVGAAVVAAVWVAAALARRRGEGSGRAVAGALLAPLGAAAYVLWVGARTGGGLTGYLDVQGGWGNGFDGGWAFARFIGARLASSAFPAGIGLIAGVALVLWLYGLCVRQRQPLPLLVYGGIVVALALCASGYFGSKPRLLLPAFPLVFPPAVALAGWRTGRAAAVLGALAVVSAGYGAFWLNGSGPP, from the coding sequence ATGCCCGTGAAGGATCTTGGATTTCGGCGGGCCGCGCCCGCCCTCGCCGTCTTTGCGGCGGTCCGACTGCTGGGGCTGACGGTGCTCGCGGTGTGGGGGGCGGTGGCCGGCAGCAGCGCGCACACGCTGCTCTCGGCGCGCTGGGACTCCCTCTGGTACGCCCGGATCGCCGCCGAGGGGTACGGGTACGAGGTGGCCCTGCCCAACGGGGACGTCCACTCCAACCTGGCCTTCTTCCCCTTGCTGCCCTGGCTGGAGCGACTGGTCTCGGCCGTCACCGGCCTCGGCTACGGGTCCGCGGGCCTGGTGGTGTCGGCGGTCGCCGGGCTCGCCGCCGCCTGGGGGATCTTCGCGGTGGCCGACCTGCTCCACGGCCGCCGGGCCGGGGTGCTCGCCGTCGGGCTCTGGGCCGCGCTGCCCGTGGGGATCGTGCAGTCGATGGCGTACAGCGAGTCGCTGTTCACCGCGCTGGCCGCCTGGAGCCTCTACGGGGCCCTGCGCGGCCGCTGGCTCACCGCCGGTCTGCTCGCGGCCGGGGCGGGGCTGACCCGCCCGGTCGGGGCCGCGGTGGTCGCGGCGGTCTGGGTGGCCGCGGCGCTGGCCCGGCGTCGCGGGGAGGGCTCCGGGCGAGCGGTGGCGGGGGCCCTGCTGGCTCCGCTGGGCGCGGCGGCGTACGTGCTGTGGGTCGGCGCGCGGACCGGCGGCGGTCTGACCGGATACCTGGACGTGCAGGGCGGCTGGGGCAACGGCTTCGACGGCGGCTGGGCCTTCGCCCGCTTCATCGGCGCCCGCCTGGCCTCCTCCGCCTTCCCCGCCGGGATCGGCCTGATCGCCGGGGTCGCGCTGGTGCTGTGGCTGTACGGGCTCTGCGTACGGCAGCGGCAGCCGCTCCCGCTGCTCGTGTACGGCGGGATCGTGGTCGCGCTGGCGCTGTGCGCCTCCGGCTACTTCGGCTCCAAGCCCCGGCTGCTGCTGCCCGCCTTCCCGCTGGTGTTCCCGCCGGCGGTGGCGCTGGCCGGGTGGCGGACGGGCCGGGCGGCCGCGGTGCTGGGCGCGCTGGCGGTCGTTTCGGCCGGGTACGGGGCCTTCTGGCTGAACGGCTCGGGGCCTCCGTAG
- a CDS encoding MFS transporter, with product MSGTNVTTGDRNPSLRQRLRRLGAASGGPNRWAVLAVLCVSLVLVALDATILHVAVPSVTEDLRPGSIELLWIVDAYPLVCASLLILFGTLGDRIGRRRVLLLGYGLFGVASAVAALADNAQVLIAARALLGVGGAMIMPATLSILRQVFPDRRERALAIGIWTAVAAIGAASGPVLGGFLVQHFWWGSVFLINIPLMILLLPLGRWLLPESKGTCDGPWDVLGALMAAGGVLGVVLGVKRFGAERQIADLEALVPLLLGAALLVLFVRRQKRRAHPLIDMRMFSRPAFTTSVGCIVLAMLALVGLELIAVQYLQLVLHLSPLETGLRLLPLTFAAMAAGATGSYTLARTGPRRMVSLGFVLTAFAVLLLTFMGQHDRPVLLTVGFILLGFGLQTTLFAAYESMLSEAPAATAGGAASIGETSYQLGAGMGIALLGSVMNAAYAPGLTGVPGVSAAQSADAAHSLGEAYQIAAQIGGAAGDSLSAAARHSFVHGLHVTLVVSAALLLAGALMALKLPRTMECADPEAAEQDRGPVRVPAQPGPEASAPASGGPGARIPAQPSGTPDPAVGRPA from the coding sequence ATGTCGGGGACGAACGTGACCACCGGCGACAGGAACCCTTCCCTCCGGCAGCGACTGCGGCGACTCGGCGCGGCCTCCGGCGGGCCCAACCGCTGGGCGGTGCTCGCGGTCCTGTGCGTCAGCCTGGTCCTCGTCGCGCTCGACGCGACGATCCTGCACGTGGCCGTCCCCTCCGTCACCGAAGACCTGCGGCCCGGCTCGATCGAGCTCCTGTGGATCGTCGACGCCTACCCACTGGTGTGCGCCTCCCTGCTGATCCTCTTCGGCACCCTCGGCGACCGCATCGGCCGCCGCCGCGTCCTCCTCCTCGGCTACGGACTCTTCGGCGTGGCCTCGGCCGTCGCCGCCCTCGCCGACAACGCCCAGGTGCTCATCGCCGCCCGCGCCCTGCTCGGCGTCGGCGGCGCGATGATCATGCCGGCCACCCTGTCGATCCTGCGCCAGGTCTTCCCCGACCGCCGCGAGCGGGCCCTGGCCATCGGCATCTGGACCGCCGTCGCCGCCATCGGCGCGGCCAGCGGGCCGGTCCTCGGCGGCTTCCTCGTCCAGCACTTCTGGTGGGGTTCGGTCTTCCTCATCAACATCCCGCTGATGATCCTGCTCCTCCCGCTGGGCCGGTGGCTGCTGCCCGAGTCGAAGGGCACCTGCGACGGGCCCTGGGACGTGCTCGGCGCGCTGATGGCAGCCGGCGGTGTCCTCGGCGTGGTCCTCGGGGTCAAGCGGTTCGGCGCGGAGCGGCAGATCGCCGACCTCGAAGCACTGGTTCCGCTGCTGCTCGGCGCGGCACTCCTGGTGCTGTTCGTGCGCCGGCAGAAGCGGCGCGCGCACCCGCTGATCGACATGCGGATGTTCTCCCGGCCCGCCTTCACCACCTCGGTCGGCTGCATCGTGCTGGCCATGCTCGCGCTGGTCGGGCTGGAGCTGATCGCCGTCCAGTACCTCCAGCTGGTGCTGCACCTGAGCCCGCTGGAGACCGGGCTGCGCCTGCTGCCGCTCACCTTCGCCGCGATGGCGGCGGGCGCGACCGGCTCGTACACGCTGGCCCGGACCGGGCCGCGCCGGATGGTCTCGCTGGGCTTCGTACTGACCGCCTTCGCGGTGCTGCTGCTGACCTTCATGGGCCAGCACGACCGGCCGGTGCTGCTCACCGTGGGCTTCATCCTGCTCGGCTTCGGCCTGCAGACCACCCTTTTCGCCGCCTACGAGTCGATGCTCAGCGAGGCCCCGGCGGCCACCGCGGGCGGCGCGGCCTCGATCGGCGAGACCTCGTACCAGCTGGGCGCGGGCATGGGCATCGCGCTGCTCGGCAGCGTGATGAACGCGGCCTACGCACCCGGGCTGACCGGGGTGCCGGGGGTCTCCGCGGCGCAGTCCGCCGACGCCGCGCACTCGCTGGGCGAGGCGTACCAGATCGCGGCGCAGATCGGCGGAGCGGCGGGGGACTCCCTCTCCGCGGCCGCCCGGCATTCCTTCGTCCACGGTCTGCACGTGACCCTGGTGGTCAGCGCCGCCCTGCTGCTGGCGGGGGCGCTGATGGCCCTGAAGCTCCCCCGCACCATGGAGTGCGCCGATCCCGAGGCCGCCGAGCAGGACCGGGGCCCGGTACGGGTCCCCGCGCAGCCGGGACCCGAGGCGTCGGCCCCGGCCTCCGGCGGCCCCGGTGCCCGCATCCCGGCGCAGCCCTCGGGCACCCCCGACCCGGCGGTCGGCCGCCCGGCCTGA